Proteins from a single region of Engystomops pustulosus chromosome 5, aEngPut4.maternal, whole genome shotgun sequence:
- the TBRG4 gene encoding FAST kinase domain-containing protein 4, with product MAARLIQRCSRLLAAARSFQASSVSILAECPRACPPPLPLVSPLHTSAPCRYTDSLPALKQKASGQSEKDFVAVIQSASTAEELLQISTEHGKNANRAAAIINQIAKVTEGNKAAAVVNDKRFGELLSTVNRQIQVIWNARLVGLLRSLHLLQLDNKNLFLRSVETEVRWRLRKFSIELLGRLARVIVPCAQTEEQKVLVLDLAKTVELRWTEVRDTKTLVNVIYSLSQVSKTLLERMEDKVLEFAELFTPEESRTITMALAAQNCRSLPILRALSFHLVQRNMDLSSAVIIDLLYAYAKLNFSQQQVLQKMASDLLPKVPELSSREMSGCIRSFSSLRYLNLPLCEAIAQACLERSPSLTPAQLSSIILSFAHLNFLPSQQEEFFTMVVQRLNSELDSLSPPLLVDLVWSLCVLQLVTPDFLQKALEPQIYNQFMGNANKPTNYSLKLTQINATAQLECPEYRGPLIPLSLLSALSPPAGGSNLSALQTDIRNVLLDVFPAKETCAFSRKTMYGHHIDAEFIYDSENKPLALRNFLDPHILHSSGTDALPEGARRFAVKSWEFSNYCLRTKDLTGVYALCRRHLRAAGFLVVEVPFYEWQDLKSEWQKSAFLKDQIKKVVAEEMSL from the exons ATGGCTGCACGTCTGATCCAGCGGTGTTCCCGTCTGCTGGCGGCAGCGCGTTCCTTTCAGGCCTCGTCTGTCTCCATCCTAGCAGAATGCCCCAGAGCCTGCCCTCCTCCCCTGCCCCTCGTCTCGCCCCTGCACACCTCTGCCCCCTGCAGGTACACGGACAGCCTCCCCGCACTGAAGCAGAAGGCGAGCGGGCAGAGCGAGAAGGATTTTGTGGCAGTGATACAGTCTGCGTCCACAGCTGAGGAACTGCTACAGATCTCCACGGAGCACGGCAAGAACGCCAACCGGGCGGCGGCCATCATTAATCAGATCGCCAAGGTGACGGAGGGTAATAAGGCGGCGGCGGTGGTGAACGACAAGAGGTTCGGGGAGCTCCTGAGCACGGTGAACAGACAG ATCCAGGTGATCTGGAACGCGCGGCTCGTGGGTCTGCTCCGGAGCCTGCACCTGCTCCAACTGGACAACAAGAACCTTTTCCTGCGCTCGGTGGAGACAGAAGTGCGATGGCGCCTCCGGAAGTTCAGCATCGAGCTGTTGGGGCGCCTGGCGCGGGTGATTGTTCCGTGTGCCCAGACTGAGGAGCAGAAGGTACTGGTTCTGGATCTGGCCAAGACCGTGGAGCTGAGGTGGACGGAAGTCAGGGACACAAAGACTTTGGTGAATGTGATTTACAGCCTGAGCCAAGTATCCAAGACACTGCTGGAAAGAATGGAAGATaag GTGCTTGAATTTGCAGAACTTTTCACCCCTGAGGAGTCTCGGACCATCACTATGGCCCTGGCCGCCCAGAACTGCCGCTCGCTGCCCATCCTGAGGGCGCTGTCTTTCCATCTGGTCCAGAGGAACATGGACCTGAGCTCGGCAGTCATCATAGATCTGCTGTACGCCTATG CAAAGCTTAACTTCAGCCAGCAGCAGGTCTTACAGAAGATGGCGTCTGATCTCCTGCCCAAGGTCCCGGAGCTGAGCAGCAGGGAGATGAGCGGCTGCATCCGTTCCTTCTCCAGCCTGCGATACCTCAACCTTCCCCTCTGCGAGGCCATTGCTCAG GCCTGTCTAGAGCGCAGCCCCTCGCTGACCCCCGCACAGctctccagcatcatcctgtcctttGCTCACCTGAACTTCTTACCCAGCCAGCAGGAGGAGTTTTTCACTATG GTGGTGCAGCGCCTGAACTCGGAGCTGGACTCGCTGAGCCCCCCGCTGCTGGTGGACTTGGTGTGGTCATTGTGCGTCCTGCAGCTGGTGACCCCGGATTTTCTTCAGAAGGCCCTGGAGCCACAGATCTACAACCAGTTCATGG GAAACGCCAAcaaaccaaccaactacagcctgAAGCTAACACAGATCAACGCCACGGCTCAGCTGGAGTGTCCGGAGTATCGGGGTCCTCTGATCCCCCTCAGCCTGCTCAGCGCCTTGTCTCCACCGGCTGGAGGCAGCAATCTGTCCGCTCTGCAGACTGACATAAGGAATGTGCTGCTGGACGTCTTCCCTGCCAAAGAAACCTGCGCCTTCAGTAGGAAGACTATGTACGGCCATCACATAG ATGCAGAATTTATTTACGACTCTGAAAATAAACCATTAGCTTTAAGAAATTTTCTGGACCCCCACATTCTGCACAGCAGTGGGACGGACGCTTTACCGGAGGGAGCAAGAAG GTTCGCAGTGAAGAGCTGGGAGTTCTCCAACTACTGTTTACGTACCAAGGACCTGACGGGCGTGTATGCTCTGTGCCGGAGACACCTGAGGGCCGCCGGATTCTTGGTGGTAGAG GTGCCTTTTTACGAGTGGCAGGACCTGAAGTCTGAGTGGCAGAAGTCGGCCTTCCTGAAGGACCAGATAAAGAAGGTGGTGGCCGAGGAGATGTCCCTCTGA